In Pyrus communis chromosome 11, drPyrComm1.1, whole genome shotgun sequence, the sequence atccatgctttCTGAGTAAAAGGGATCACggttaaaaacaatttattcataataaaagaaaattcaaatgccacttttattgaattgaaatacgAGTTTTAAACTCCAAGTTtagaataataaaagtacatcaaaCATAAATGATTCAATCGGACCAATACACTTCATTCCCTCTTTCCATAATGAAGTCCAAGACATCTAAGTGGAttgtgttcaactgccctgataagtcgaacactggatcaggtatatccattggtctagCATGGTCGAGGAAATTGGCCTCGACACTCTTCTCCTTGAGGGATGCTTGATATAGATCCATCAGATGTTTCGAGGTACGACAAGTACGAGCCCAGTGCCtattgccaccacacctatgaTAGGCTCCTTCAGAGTTTCTTGGAACATTGTTCATATAAGCTTTGCCTTTGTGAcgatttacatttttgaagctTGGGCCTAAATTATGCCTTGGAACCTGAATGTGAAACTGGACATCATGATTCTTACATTTCCCGTTCCACCAGCCTCGTTTGTGGCCACGTCCTCTTTTATGATTATTGCCACCAGAGGATGTGGCGTTCATCTCGATGAaagcagcattcacttctgggaatggtgcagatccagtaggtTGAGACTGATTATTTTTCATTaggagctcattgttttgttcagctACCAGGAGCAtagatatcagctggttgtattCAGTGAAGCCTTGCTCTCTATACTGCTGCTTCATGAGCATGTTTGAGGCATGAAAGGTTctgaaagtcttttccagcatatcttcctcagtGATGGTTTCCCCACAGAGCTTTATCTGGGAGCTAATTCTGAACATCGTAAAATTGTACTCAGCCACTGATTTGAAATCATGGATCCTTAGGTGAGTCCACTCATAACGAGCCATTGGAAGAATCACCATTTTCTGAagattgtatctgtttctcaatGCCTTCCAGACAGCTAATGGATCTTCAACCGTTAGGTACTTGCTCTTTAGTCCTTCATCAAGATGTCGACGGATAAAAATCATGGTCATCGCCCAATCTTGAGAGGATGCATTGTTTTCCTCCCTAATGGTTTCTCTAAGATTCCCTACCTCCAAATGGATCTTAGTGTCCACTACCTAGGTACGGTAGTTCTTTCCAATAATATCCAGGGCAACAAAATTAAGTTTTACcaagtttgccattttcttttattttctaaaagaaaaataggatgtgtaagaacttgcaataatatgtattcctaGAGGAATATAATGTTAGAACttttggttcttacaaatttttcatttttgatcttccggccaaaatgataagcgcTCGAAACTTCAGGCTCGAGATTTACATGATTATTGAGGAGGGCAATTGTACTACACCATTCTCGTTGAAGTAAGCATAGGATGAACAATTATTCCACACTACTCAAACAttaggaaaatttaaatatgcagagtAGGGTGgacgattataccgcaccacataaaattgcaataaaattaaatctgcagCTCAATATAGGCAATTGTACCACACCGTCTttgattgcagtaaaattaacataaataatcaCTAGGTTAGTAATCAGgaactacaccaaacaagaaatcaaagatataagtAAATGTCAAATTGAGAACGACAAGCAGGCATAATGCTAGCCGTTCTTCGCGAGGGCACATCATGCAGatgaggcagaggaagaagaagaataggaaAATCCTTGGatgaagcatttttttttctcttcaatgAAGGGAAATGAGAACTAGTTAAGGTTAGATAgttgtgctgataacgtgttataaatagggaAAAGTTAGAAAGATAACCTTTGCTAGGAATAGTATGTAGTTGAGTTGACATATTCATTGAAACTGTATGTGGCACATGGCACGTAGCATGTGATGAACTGATATTCTCAATTTTCTCATCCACTTTGAAGTTAATCATTGACTCTGAATAATTTCTCATATCTCTCTTTAATGTAGGGTTATTACCCCTGCTAACATAGTGTAACTAATGGGGCAAGCCGGTTGCGATTGCAGATTGCATCGTCGGAAAGTTGTATCATGAGTAGTTGTGTAAGGCCTCTAAAACAATGTGAGATCAATCCGGTGGTTCTCCTCCATTGCTTTGACAGGTTTGTAATGCTTGCAAATTGCCGATTGACCCGTTACAAGGTGATTTCGTGCTGAACATGTTTCATCATGTTTGTATCTTTTAGTTCTTGTTTAGAATGGAGGTGCGCGTACCCCTTGCTTGAAGAGGCCAATTTGGAGGCTTGGGCCGTTGATGTCCTTGGGTGGGGCTTCTCTGATTTAGGTTCGTTTACCTGCCTTTtcctcattgtttttttttactggATGGATATGATTATATACTTCCAGTCTCTTTATTGCAACAAGTGCTTAATGTTCATCGGTTTAATCATTTTTTATCTGTTATCTATACTAGAAGGGTGTCCACCATGCAGCGCAGCATCCAAGCGGCATCACCTCTATCAGGTATATATGCAatgtgattttcttttctttattcttttgttgCTCAAGTGAATATTGTTTCGGTCTATCTGCAATggttttgatattttgttatgTTAATTACTTTAAGTCGAAAATGGTATACATTTTTCATCATCTGTTGAGAAAATTCGAATCTAATCTTATTGTTTGAGTTTGGAGATATAACTGGATTTCACATTCGAATTATAGTTTTGGAAGTCCTACATTAGAAGACCGATGGTATTAGTTGGACCAAGCCTCGGTGGATCTGTTGCAATTGACTTTGCATACCACCATCCAGTAGCTGTGAGCGTCTATCATATTGAGCTCCTTAGCTCCAGATGCGTTGTTTTAGAAATTATTTAGTGTGCATTTGATAAATTTAattcttgttttctattttCAGGTTGAAAAGCTGGTTTTAATCAATGCAAGCGTCTACGCAGAAGGCACCGGAGACATGGCAAAGTTACCTAAAGTTGTGGCCTACGCTGGGGTTGGTGTCCCATAACAGGGGTATTTCAACCCTATGTGAATTCTCTTAGCTTGCTTGCCTAATGTTCTGATCTTTTTATTCACCAGGTTTCTTTATTGAAGAGCACCCCTCTACGCTTCTACGCAAGTATGCTGGCCTTCAACAACATTTCATTAGCTACAACCTTTGATTGGACTAATGTAAGATAATCCTTCTGTTAATATACTCAAGTTCCAACTGAAACAGGCATCTAGTATATTGTCAAAATTTTTATCTTGGATTTTTGAAGTATGTGTAATGGAAAGCTAACAGAGATCGTGCCATATTTAGGTCGGACGTTTACACTGTTTGCTGCCTTGGTGGAAAGATGCAACAGTCAGTTTTATGACTAGCGGAGGCTATAATGTCGTTTCCC encodes:
- the LOC137749186 gene encoding alpha/beta hydrolase domain-containing protein VTE7-like, which produces MMPLMWCCAPTSPPPEAVVGTLMAKKDGSFRSVVINVRGAGTNNGFPSFLPKEVEKIKDPYARKLAQRMERLPVSIASSESCIMSSCVRPLKQCEINPVVLLHCFDSSCLEWRCAYPLLEEANLEAWAVDVLGWGFSDLEGCPPCSAASKRHHLYQFWKSYIRRPMVLVGPSLGGSVAIDFAYHHPVAVEKLVLINASVYAEGTGDMAKLPKVVAYAGVSLLKSTPLRFYASMLAFNNISLATTFDWTNVGRLHCLLPWWKDATVSFMTSGGYNVVSQIKQVKQKVLVICSEQDNIISYKQILRLRCELPSAIMRLIPDSGHLPHVDNPASIAKLIVGFARNGRC